The Mycolicibacterium lutetiense genome window below encodes:
- a CDS encoding TetR/AcrR family transcriptional regulator, with product MASARRIGAPDAKNRVVLLDAAEALMIGEGYVAVTSRRVAEQAGLKPQLVHYYFRTMDDLFLAVFVRRAEEGLAVQAEVLKSPQPLWALWRLGIDPSATRLTMEIMGLANHRPALRAEIGRYAEMFRTAETEAITAALHRYGVDASEVPPVVWTFIAASVSRVMVMEQALGMTAGHAEVLQFCEDWLRRLEGEPQPLELPA from the coding sequence ATGGCATCGGCGCGAAGGATCGGGGCGCCAGACGCGAAGAACCGGGTCGTGCTGCTCGACGCTGCCGAGGCACTGATGATCGGGGAAGGGTATGTCGCGGTCACGTCCCGGCGGGTGGCCGAGCAGGCCGGACTCAAACCCCAGTTGGTGCACTATTACTTCCGCACCATGGACGACCTGTTTCTGGCGGTGTTCGTCCGGCGTGCCGAGGAGGGATTGGCCGTTCAGGCCGAGGTGCTGAAGTCTCCGCAGCCGTTGTGGGCCTTGTGGCGGCTGGGCATCGATCCGAGCGCGACCCGGCTGACGATGGAGATCATGGGCCTGGCCAACCACCGACCGGCGCTGCGGGCTGAGATCGGCCGCTACGCCGAGATGTTTCGCACCGCCGAGACCGAGGCGATCACGGCCGCCCTCCACCGCTACGGCGTCGACGCGTCCGAGGTGCCGCCGGTCGTGTGGACCTTCATCGCGGCCAGCGTCTCGCGGGTGATGGTCATGGAGCAGGCCCTCGGAATGACGGCGGGTCACGCCGAGGTGCTGCAGTTCTGTGAGGACTGGCTGCGACGCCTGGAAGGTGAACCGCAGCCACTCGAATTGCCGGCCTGA
- a CDS encoding thiolase family protein, protein MTNDVAIIGVGLHPFGRFDKTAMQMGAEAIQFALEDAGLEWKDIQFGFGGSYEVSNPDAVTRLVGLTGITFTNVFNACATAASAIQQTADTIRLGKYDIGIAIGLDKHPRGAFTDDPAKLALPQWYAENGQFVTTQFFGMKANHYIHKHNISEETLARVANKNFRNGELNPNAFRRKEISVEEIMASPVLNYPLRQYMFCAPDEGAAAVIMCRADIAHKYTDKPVYVRASEIRTRTYGAYEVHGTSAPLDEDPSPTVYAAKAAYEAAGIGPEDVDIAQLQDTDAGAEVIHMAETGLCADGDQEKLLLEGATEINGTMPVNTDGGLIANGEPIGASGLRQMHELVRQLRGEAGERQVPGNPRVGLAQVYGAPGTASATILSL, encoded by the coding sequence ATGACCAATGATGTAGCCATCATCGGCGTCGGCCTGCACCCGTTCGGCCGCTTCGACAAGACCGCGATGCAGATGGGTGCCGAGGCAATCCAATTCGCGCTCGAAGATGCGGGCCTGGAGTGGAAGGACATCCAGTTCGGGTTCGGCGGCAGCTATGAGGTGTCCAATCCGGATGCGGTCACCCGCCTGGTCGGGCTGACCGGGATCACGTTCACCAACGTGTTCAACGCGTGTGCCACCGCGGCCAGCGCCATTCAGCAGACTGCCGACACCATCCGGTTGGGCAAGTACGACATCGGCATCGCGATCGGCCTGGACAAGCACCCCCGCGGTGCCTTCACCGACGACCCGGCCAAACTCGCACTGCCGCAGTGGTATGCCGAGAACGGTCAGTTCGTCACCACGCAGTTCTTCGGCATGAAGGCCAACCACTACATCCACAAGCACAACATCTCCGAGGAGACGCTGGCGCGGGTGGCCAACAAGAACTTCCGCAATGGTGAGCTGAACCCGAATGCGTTCCGGCGCAAGGAGATCTCGGTCGAAGAGATCATGGCCTCGCCGGTGCTGAATTACCCGCTGCGGCAGTACATGTTCTGCGCTCCCGACGAGGGTGCCGCGGCAGTGATCATGTGCCGTGCCGATATCGCGCACAAGTACACCGACAAGCCGGTGTACGTGCGGGCCAGTGAGATCCGCACGCGCACCTACGGCGCCTACGAGGTGCACGGCACCTCGGCGCCGTTGGACGAGGATCCGTCGCCCACGGTGTACGCGGCCAAGGCCGCGTACGAAGCAGCAGGCATCGGCCCGGAAGACGTCGACATCGCCCAGCTGCAGGACACCGACGCCGGCGCCGAGGTGATCCACATGGCCGAAACCGGGCTGTGCGCCGACGGCGACCAGGAGAAGCTGCTGCTCGAAGGCGCGACGGAGATCAACGGCACGATGCCGGTCAACACCGACGGCGGCCTGATCGCCAACGGCGAGCCGATCGGCGCGTCGGGCCTGCGCCAGATGCACGAGCTCGTACGCCAGTTGCGCGGCGAGGCCGGCGAGCGTCAGGTGCCAGGTAACCCGCGGGTCGGTCTGGCCCAGGTCTACGGGGCGCCGGGAACGGCCTCGGCCACCATCCTGTCGCTCTAG
- a CDS encoding Zn-ribbon domain-containing OB-fold protein — MSTQIALAPEISTWPDAEPQLIGSRCTDCSATTFPAQARCPRCSSGNTEQVNLPRRGTVIAWTTQGFPPGAPYKGPTGKAFVPFGVALVELADDTGPVLRVEGRLTENDPAKLQFGMDVELTMIPFTTDEEGNEIVTFAFQPV, encoded by the coding sequence GTGTCAACACAGATTGCTCTGGCGCCCGAGATCTCGACGTGGCCCGATGCCGAACCCCAGCTGATCGGCAGCCGCTGCACCGACTGCTCGGCCACCACCTTCCCCGCCCAGGCCCGCTGCCCGCGGTGCAGCAGTGGCAACACCGAACAGGTGAATCTGCCCCGGCGCGGCACCGTCATCGCCTGGACCACCCAGGGCTTCCCACCCGGCGCCCCCTACAAGGGACCCACCGGAAAAGCCTTCGTCCCCTTCGGCGTCGCCCTGGTCGAACTGGCCGACGACACCGGACCCGTCCTGCGCGTCGAAGGCCGCCTCACCGAAAATGACCCCGCCAAACTGCAATTCGGCATGGACGTCGAACTCACCATGATCCCGTTCACCACCGACGAAGAGGGCAACGAAATTGTCACCTTCGCCTTCCAGCCGGTGTAG
- a CDS encoding VOC family protein — MSNVLPGKVRQIGYVVTDLDDTIASWLTMGVGPWFVIRNLPQRVTYRGAPCEVKLSLALANSGDLQIELIQQLDDTPSVFTEFLGGSGTGGFHQLAYWADDFDSAMANLAETGWPLVWSGGEGEGVRFAYFEPPTGAAIIEIMELTESSAGMAAYVRAQAADWDGSDPVRELGG, encoded by the coding sequence GTGAGCAATGTTCTACCGGGGAAGGTGCGCCAGATCGGGTACGTGGTCACCGACCTGGACGACACGATCGCGAGCTGGTTGACGATGGGTGTCGGCCCGTGGTTCGTGATCCGCAACCTCCCCCAGCGGGTGACCTACCGGGGTGCGCCCTGCGAGGTGAAACTGTCCCTCGCGCTAGCCAACAGCGGTGACCTGCAGATCGAGTTGATTCAACAACTCGATGACACCCCCAGTGTCTTCACCGAGTTTCTCGGCGGTTCCGGCACCGGCGGATTTCACCAACTCGCCTATTGGGCAGACGATTTCGATTCCGCGATGGCCAACCTCGCCGAGACCGGCTGGCCACTGGTGTGGTCGGGCGGGGAAGGGGAGGGCGTGCGCTTCGCCTACTTCGAACCGCCGACCGGGGCCGCGATCATCGAGATCATGGAGCTGACCGAGTCCTCGGCCGGCATGGCCGCGTATGTGCGCGCGCAGGCCGCCGACTGGGATGGCAGTGATCCGGTCCGGGAGTTGGGTGGCTGA
- a CDS encoding enoyl-CoA hydratase/isomerase family protein yields MVDLEIDGALAIITIDRPQARNAISLDTMDALNKALDGAAGASALVITGGGDRAFVSGGDLKELAALRTELEASEMAWRMRTICDRVAGFDGPVIAALNGHALGGGAEVAVAADIRIAADDIRIGFNQVALAIMPAWGGAERLATLVGRSRALLLAGTGRILGAREAEQVGLIDQVVPRAEFAETWRSTAQLLASRQAGEVKRVINGVPTTEAVSAFARLWCSDEHWAAADKVMNKNK; encoded by the coding sequence ATGGTCGACCTCGAAATCGACGGCGCACTGGCGATCATCACGATCGACCGCCCACAGGCACGCAACGCCATCTCGCTGGACACCATGGATGCACTGAACAAGGCGCTGGATGGCGCTGCGGGGGCGTCCGCCCTGGTGATCACCGGTGGCGGCGACCGGGCGTTCGTCTCAGGAGGCGACCTCAAGGAGTTGGCGGCGCTGCGCACCGAACTCGAGGCTTCCGAGATGGCCTGGCGGATGCGCACGATCTGCGACCGCGTCGCGGGCTTCGACGGACCGGTCATCGCCGCGCTCAACGGACACGCCCTCGGTGGCGGGGCCGAGGTCGCGGTGGCAGCGGACATCCGAATCGCCGCCGATGACATCCGGATCGGCTTCAACCAGGTGGCGCTGGCGATCATGCCGGCCTGGGGCGGAGCCGAGCGGCTCGCCACCCTGGTCGGCCGCAGCCGCGCGCTTCTGCTGGCCGGAACCGGCCGCATCCTTGGTGCGCGCGAGGCCGAGCAGGTCGGTCTGATCGATCAGGTGGTCCCCCGCGCCGAGTTCGCCGAGACCTGGCGGTCGACGGCACAGTTGCTTGCCAGCCGCCAGGCCGGTGAGGTCAAGCGGGTGATCAACGGGGTGCCCACCACCGAGGCCGTTTCGGCATTCGCCCGGCTCTGGTGCTCCGACGAGCACTGGGCCGCCGCGGACAAGGTGATGAACAAAAACAAGTAG
- a CDS encoding AMP-binding protein, producing the protein MRDIPVELTKRYVEEGWWRPETLGQMLADGLAASPEAGFYVHSATRPYQGTFGEVEHAARRLAAGLRERGVGPGDVVAMQLPNWMEAAVAFWASAFLGAVTVPIVHFYGRKELGHIMATAKPKVFITTEQFGRMKFEPDLCADVPIVGLVDERSREECDGGQASFARLLADEPMSGTLTADPAAPALIAFTSGTTRDPKGVVHSHQTLGFETRQLLENYPPDRGRQLTATPVGHFIGMLGAFLIPVLEGAPIDLCDVWDPGKVLDLIERDELSIGGGPPYFVTSLMDHPQFSERHLARFTTVGLGGSTVPAAVTRRLADLGLFVFRSYGSTEHPSITGSGAGAPEDKRLYTDGNARPGVEIRLGPDGEIFSRGPDLCLGYTDDALTAKHFDSDGWYRTGDIGVLDDDGYLTITDRTTDLIIRGGENISALEVEEVLLGLPAVIEAIVVAAPDARLGERVAAVLRVRDGGTMPTLDEVRSHFDSGGVARQKWPEELYQAEDFPRTASGKVQKFVIRQEIAEISR; encoded by the coding sequence GTGCGCGACATCCCCGTTGAGCTGACCAAACGGTACGTCGAAGAAGGCTGGTGGCGGCCCGAAACCCTGGGCCAGATGCTGGCCGACGGTCTGGCCGCCAGTCCCGAGGCCGGGTTCTACGTGCACTCCGCCACCCGCCCGTACCAAGGCACCTTCGGCGAGGTCGAGCACGCCGCCCGGCGCCTGGCCGCGGGACTTCGAGAGCGTGGAGTCGGGCCCGGTGACGTCGTGGCGATGCAGCTACCCAACTGGATGGAGGCCGCGGTCGCGTTCTGGGCCTCGGCGTTCCTCGGCGCGGTGACCGTGCCGATCGTGCACTTCTACGGACGCAAGGAACTCGGCCACATCATGGCCACGGCCAAGCCGAAGGTGTTCATCACCACCGAGCAGTTCGGCCGGATGAAGTTCGAGCCGGATCTGTGCGCAGATGTCCCGATCGTGGGCTTGGTCGACGAGCGCTCGCGCGAGGAGTGTGACGGGGGTCAAGCTTCATTCGCCCGTCTCCTTGCCGACGAGCCGATGAGCGGAACCCTGACCGCGGATCCGGCTGCGCCGGCGCTGATCGCCTTCACCTCCGGAACCACCCGCGACCCCAAAGGGGTCGTCCACAGTCATCAGACGCTGGGCTTCGAAACCCGCCAGTTGCTGGAGAACTACCCGCCGGACCGGGGCCGTCAGCTCACCGCCACGCCCGTCGGGCATTTCATCGGCATGCTCGGTGCGTTTCTGATCCCGGTGTTGGAGGGTGCCCCGATCGATCTGTGCGACGTCTGGGACCCGGGCAAGGTTCTGGACTTGATCGAGCGTGACGAATTGTCGATCGGCGGTGGACCGCCGTACTTCGTGACCAGCCTGATGGACCATCCGCAGTTCAGCGAACGCCATCTGGCCCGGTTCACCACTGTCGGTCTGGGCGGCTCGACGGTGCCTGCGGCCGTCACCCGGCGCTTGGCTGATCTGGGGCTCTTCGTATTCCGCTCGTACGGCAGTACCGAGCATCCGTCGATCACGGGGTCGGGAGCGGGGGCGCCGGAGGACAAGCGGTTGTACACCGACGGCAACGCGCGTCCCGGTGTGGAGATCCGACTCGGGCCAGATGGCGAGATCTTCAGCCGTGGACCCGACCTGTGCCTGGGTTATACCGACGATGCCCTGACCGCAAAGCATTTCGACTCCGACGGCTGGTATCGCACCGGGGACATCGGCGTACTGGACGACGACGGCTACCTGACGATCACCGATCGCACCACCGATCTCATCATCCGCGGCGGGGAGAACATCAGCGCGCTCGAGGTCGAAGAGGTGCTGCTGGGCCTGCCGGCCGTGATCGAAGCGATCGTGGTGGCCGCTCCGGACGCACGGTTGGGCGAGCGGGTCGCCGCGGTCCTCCGGGTGCGTGACGGCGGAACGATGCCGACCCTCGACGAGGTCCGGTCGCATTTCGACTCCGGTGGCGTCGCCCGGCAGAAGTGGCCGGAAGAGCTATATCAGGCCGAGGATTTTCCCCGCACGGCCAGCGGCAAGGTCCAGAAGTTCGTCATCCGGCAGGAGATTGCTGAAATCAGCCGATGA
- a CDS encoding amidohydrolase family protein: MGQLSHRVDIPFPLFDADNHLYEPPEALTTYLPKEYKDIIQYVEINGRTKIAIRGQISNYIPNPTFSVVAKPGAWEEYFKFGNPDGKSKRELFGEPMKSIPAFFEPAPRLELMDELGLDRTLMFPTLASLIEERLRDDPVAIHVIVHSLNEWLHEVWGFNYKNRIFTTPVITLPMVDKAIEELDWAVKRGARAILVRPAPVPGFRGPRSFALPEFDPFWQKCVEYDVFVGMHSSDSGYSRYTSEWDGSVQEMLPFQTNAMNILNEWRPIQDAVASWVIHGALFRHPKLKVGVVEAGSKWMFPLLDSMAEVYKKAPEAFLGNPIEEIKNRIYVSPFYEEGIDDLINLIGVDQVLYGSDWPHPEGLAEPTHYVTALEHLTVEDQAKIMGGNLGRLVTT; this comes from the coding sequence ATGGGGCAACTGTCACATAGGGTCGACATTCCGTTTCCGCTGTTCGATGCGGACAACCACCTGTACGAACCTCCGGAGGCGCTGACCACGTACCTCCCCAAGGAGTACAAGGACATAATTCAGTACGTCGAGATCAACGGGCGTACAAAGATCGCCATCCGAGGTCAGATCAGCAACTACATCCCGAACCCCACCTTCTCGGTGGTCGCCAAGCCTGGCGCCTGGGAGGAGTACTTCAAGTTCGGCAACCCCGACGGCAAGAGCAAGCGCGAGCTGTTCGGTGAGCCGATGAAGTCGATCCCCGCCTTCTTCGAGCCCGCGCCGCGCCTGGAGCTGATGGACGAGCTCGGCCTGGATCGCACCCTGATGTTCCCCACGCTGGCCAGCCTGATCGAGGAGCGGCTGCGCGACGATCCGGTCGCGATCCACGTCATCGTCCACTCGCTCAACGAGTGGTTGCACGAGGTCTGGGGCTTCAACTACAAGAACCGGATCTTCACCACCCCGGTGATCACCCTGCCGATGGTCGACAAGGCGATCGAAGAGCTGGACTGGGCGGTCAAGCGCGGCGCCCGTGCCATCCTGGTCCGCCCGGCGCCGGTGCCCGGATTCCGCGGCCCGCGTTCGTTCGCGCTGCCGGAGTTCGATCCGTTCTGGCAGAAGTGCGTCGAGTACGACGTGTTCGTCGGCATGCACTCGTCCGACAGTGGCTACTCGCGCTACACCTCGGAATGGGATGGCTCCGTGCAGGAGATGCTGCCCTTCCAGACCAACGCGATGAACATCCTCAACGAGTGGCGCCCGATCCAGGATGCGGTGGCCTCGTGGGTGATTCACGGCGCGCTGTTCCGGCACCCGAAGCTCAAGGTCGGCGTCGTCGAGGCCGGGTCGAAGTGGATGTTCCCGCTGCTCGACTCGATGGCCGAGGTGTACAAGAAGGCACCCGAGGCCTTCCTGGGCAACCCGATCGAAGAGATCAAGAACCGCATCTACGTCAGCCCGTTCTACGAAGAGGGCATCGACGATCTGATCAACCTGATCGGAGTCGACCAGGTGCTGTACGGCTCCGACTGGCCGCACCCGGAGGGCTTGGCCGAGCCGACCCACTACGTGACCGCGCTTGAGCACCTCACCGTTGAGGATCAGGCCAAGATCATGGGTGGAAACCTCGGTCGCCTCGTCACAACCTAA
- a CDS encoding FadD3 family acyl-CoA ligase — protein MEAQQTIPAMVLSAADRFGDAEAVVDYGDNQIGADGPLRLSFTEVVERIRKASGAFVEFGIEKGDRVAVWAPNSAEWIIAAFGIMAAGGVLVPVNTRFKADEAADVVARSGAKAVMVENGFLGQDFTLSGTDLDVPAIDLKSDFLSSGSPFVRDVKPTDVSDVIFTSGTTGRPKGAMMNHRQTLRAYEEWATLADLREGDRYLMINPYFHTFGLKAGLVASFLRGATMLPVAVFDADSVVELIERERITMLPGPPTLYHSLLAVADRDRLATLRAGVTGAADIPVELVRRIRDELPFQTLMTGYGLTEAGNVTLSRPGDSAEDVATTAGLPCENVEVRIADDAEVLVRGYNVMQGYLDDPAATAEAIDPEGWLHTGDLGEFTESGRLRIVGRKKDMFIVGGFNAYPAEIEGFLLEHPAVAQVAVVGVADERMGQVGKAFVVLRDEPGVSAVVAEDLIAWSRERMAGYKVPRFVTFLDELPLNATGKVMKNQLEAREMPANAK, from the coding sequence ATCGAAGCGCAGCAGACCATCCCCGCGATGGTCCTGAGTGCAGCGGACCGATTCGGCGATGCCGAGGCTGTCGTCGACTATGGCGACAATCAGATCGGGGCCGACGGTCCGCTGCGTCTGTCCTTCACCGAAGTCGTCGAGCGCATCCGGAAGGCATCGGGTGCGTTCGTCGAGTTCGGCATCGAGAAGGGGGACCGGGTCGCGGTCTGGGCCCCCAATTCTGCCGAGTGGATCATCGCCGCGTTCGGGATCATGGCTGCCGGCGGCGTCCTGGTTCCGGTCAACACCCGGTTCAAGGCCGACGAGGCCGCCGATGTGGTGGCCCGCAGCGGCGCCAAGGCGGTAATGGTCGAAAATGGTTTTCTCGGACAGGATTTCACCTTGTCCGGGACCGATCTCGATGTCCCCGCCATCGACCTGAAGTCGGACTTCTTGAGCAGTGGGTCGCCGTTCGTCCGTGACGTGAAGCCCACCGACGTCTCCGACGTCATCTTCACCTCGGGCACCACCGGCAGACCCAAGGGCGCGATGATGAACCATCGCCAGACGCTGCGGGCCTACGAGGAGTGGGCCACGCTCGCCGATCTGCGCGAGGGTGACCGCTATCTGATGATCAACCCGTACTTCCATACGTTCGGGTTGAAGGCCGGCTTGGTGGCGTCCTTCCTGCGCGGTGCGACGATGCTGCCGGTCGCGGTGTTCGACGCCGACAGTGTCGTGGAACTGATTGAGCGCGAACGCATCACGATGTTGCCGGGACCGCCCACGCTGTATCACTCGCTATTGGCGGTCGCCGACCGTGACCGCCTGGCGACACTGCGCGCCGGGGTGACCGGTGCTGCCGACATCCCGGTGGAGCTGGTTCGACGCATCCGCGACGAGTTGCCGTTTCAGACATTGATGACCGGGTACGGCCTCACCGAGGCGGGCAACGTCACGCTGTCACGACCCGGCGACTCGGCCGAGGACGTGGCGACAACCGCGGGCCTGCCGTGCGAAAACGTCGAGGTGCGCATCGCCGACGATGCCGAAGTGCTGGTGCGCGGGTACAACGTGATGCAGGGCTATCTGGACGATCCGGCGGCCACCGCCGAGGCGATCGACCCCGAGGGCTGGCTGCACACCGGCGATCTCGGCGAGTTCACCGAATCCGGCCGGTTGCGGATCGTCGGACGCAAGAAGGACATGTTCATCGTCGGCGGCTTCAACGCCTACCCGGCCGAGATCGAGGGATTCCTGCTGGAGCATCCGGCGGTAGCGCAGGTGGCTGTCGTCGGCGTCGCCGACGAGCGGATGGGCCAGGTCGGCAAGGCGTTCGTGGTGCTGCGGGACGAGCCCGGGGTCTCGGCTGTCGTTGCCGAGGATCTCATTGCCTGGAGCCGCGAGCGTATGGCTGGCTACAAGGTGCCCCGTTTTGTGACATTTCTCGACGAACTGCCGCTCAACGCCACCGGCAAGGTGATGAAGAACCAGCTTGAAGCGCGGGAAATGCCAGCCAACGCCAAGTAA
- a CDS encoding twin-arginine translocation pathway signal, with protein MTVDLKKTEIEDTEAAVETEAEVAEDVTDTVVDEPTSGWRRNLTNLWFPLALVVALIASAALAGWLYFAEYRVDQQTGPSASETVLKAASDGTVALLSYAPDSLDRDFSAAKSHLTGDFLSYYTQFTQEIVAPAAKQKAVKTNAAVVRSAVSEIKPDSAVVLVFVNQATTSAENPNGSFTASAVKVGMSKIDGNWLISSFDPV; from the coding sequence GTGACCGTGGATCTGAAGAAGACTGAGATCGAAGACACCGAGGCGGCCGTCGAGACCGAGGCCGAGGTGGCCGAGGACGTCACCGACACCGTGGTTGACGAGCCCACGTCAGGGTGGCGCCGGAACCTGACGAACCTGTGGTTCCCGCTGGCACTGGTCGTGGCGTTGATCGCGTCGGCTGCTCTGGCCGGATGGCTGTACTTCGCGGAGTACCGCGTCGACCAGCAGACCGGGCCGTCGGCGTCAGAGACGGTACTCAAAGCCGCGAGCGATGGCACCGTGGCCCTGCTGAGCTACGCGCCGGACAGCCTCGACCGGGACTTCTCGGCCGCCAAGTCGCACCTGACCGGGGATTTCCTGTCGTACTACACCCAGTTCACCCAGGAAATCGTCGCCCCTGCCGCCAAGCAGAAGGCGGTCAAGACCAACGCAGCAGTCGTGCGCTCGGCGGTCTCGGAGATCAAGCCCGATTCAGCGGTGGTGTTGGTGTTCGTCAACCAGGCCACGACCAGCGCCGAGAATCCCAACGGCAGCTTCACCGCGAGCGCGGTCAAAGTGGGGATGAGCAAGATCGACGGCAACTGGTTGATCTCGTCGTTCGACCCGGTGTAG
- a CDS encoding AfsR/SARP family transcriptional regulator, with translation MSKQFRLNLLGEFTVYRDLEPLLLPPSCRRVVALAAVKRRELHRSWVCDLLWPGSPPHKAVSSLRSALWRLRPMGADALLVVRHQYVSLAPEVTVDWHEAVALHEAMTLIEGRPAPTGTQPTLRRLIHTGDLLEGWTDSWCIAERDRYRAIQQSVLDAPDTVAPRQATHYAGCLP, from the coding sequence ATGTCCAAGCAATTCAGGCTGAACCTCCTCGGCGAGTTCACCGTGTACCGAGACCTGGAGCCGCTGCTGTTGCCGCCCTCGTGTCGCCGGGTGGTGGCGCTTGCCGCCGTGAAGCGCCGCGAGCTGCACCGCAGCTGGGTCTGCGACTTGCTGTGGCCGGGCAGCCCCCCGCACAAGGCGGTGTCCTCGCTGCGTTCGGCGCTGTGGCGATTGCGACCGATGGGCGCCGACGCGTTGCTCGTGGTGCGACACCAATACGTCAGCCTGGCGCCCGAAGTGACCGTGGACTGGCACGAGGCGGTCGCCTTGCACGAGGCGATGACCCTGATCGAAGGACGACCGGCGCCTACGGGCACTCAGCCGACCCTGCGCCGGCTGATACACACCGGTGACCTGCTCGAAGGCTGGACCGATTCCTGGTGCATCGCCGAGCGCGACCGCTACCGCGCCATCCAGCAATCTGTGCTGGACGCACCCGACACCGTCGCGCCGAGGCAGGCAACGCACTACGCGGGGTGCCTGCCATGA
- a CDS encoding low temperature requirement protein A — protein sequence MSGRDPHEQHRVASPLELLFDLTFVIAFGVAAAQFAHLMAEGHVSAGLAGFSFGAFAIWWAWMNFTWFASAYDTDDWIYRVMTMLQMVGVIILALGIPPVFASIERGGHVDNTVMVAGYVVMRIALVGQWLRAAVQDPPRRSACLTYASAVVIAQIGWVVQIFVQTSLTVFFVSALVLMVVEVGGPILAERRMGGTPWHAHHVAERYGLLAIIALGEGVVGTVASLTAAVGEHGWSADAILLVAAGIGLTFGMWWVYFLIPAGELLHARRRLSFWYGYLHLAVFGAIVATGAGLHVAAYYIDGESKLDSVGTVLAVAIPVAIYLFSMFVIYSCLVGEVDLFHALLLMLAGAVLVAAVALAAGGTSMAVCLLVVTAAPVVVVVGFEAVGHRHAAAIISARLSGGIHRPG from the coding sequence ATGTCCGGACGCGACCCGCACGAGCAGCACCGGGTGGCGAGTCCGTTGGAATTGCTGTTCGACCTGACCTTCGTGATCGCCTTCGGGGTGGCGGCGGCTCAGTTCGCGCATCTGATGGCCGAGGGTCATGTGTCGGCCGGTTTGGCGGGCTTCTCCTTCGGAGCGTTCGCGATCTGGTGGGCGTGGATGAACTTCACCTGGTTCGCCTCCGCCTACGACACCGACGACTGGATCTACCGGGTGATGACGATGCTGCAGATGGTCGGTGTCATCATCCTCGCGCTGGGCATCCCCCCGGTCTTCGCCTCCATCGAACGCGGCGGGCACGTCGATAACACCGTGATGGTGGCCGGCTATGTGGTCATGCGAATTGCGTTGGTGGGGCAGTGGTTACGGGCTGCGGTGCAGGATCCGCCCCGACGGTCCGCTTGCCTGACCTACGCGAGCGCGGTCGTCATCGCCCAGATCGGGTGGGTGGTGCAGATCTTCGTGCAGACTTCGCTGACGGTATTCTTCGTCTCCGCCCTGGTGCTGATGGTGGTGGAGGTCGGCGGGCCGATCCTGGCGGAGCGGCGGATGGGGGGTACCCCGTGGCACGCGCATCATGTCGCCGAGCGATACGGATTGCTCGCGATCATCGCATTGGGCGAAGGCGTGGTCGGCACGGTGGCGTCCTTGACGGCCGCGGTGGGGGAGCACGGTTGGTCCGCGGACGCGATCCTGCTGGTGGCCGCCGGAATCGGGCTGACCTTCGGGATGTGGTGGGTGTATTTCCTGATTCCGGCCGGCGAGTTGCTGCACGCCAGACGCCGGCTCTCGTTCTGGTACGGCTACCTGCACCTGGCGGTGTTCGGTGCGATCGTTGCCACCGGCGCGGGGTTACATGTGGCGGCTTATTACATAGACGGCGAATCGAAGCTGGATTCTGTGGGCACGGTGCTGGCAGTGGCGATCCCGGTGGCGATCTACCTGTTCTCGATGTTCGTCATCTACTCGTGTCTGGTGGGCGAGGTCGATCTGTTCCACGCGCTGTTGCTGATGTTGGCGGGGGCGGTGCTGGTGGCCGCCGTGGCACTGGCGGCGGGCGGGACATCGATGGCGGTGTGTCTGTTGGTGGTCACCGCAGCTCCGGTGGTTGTCGTCGTCGGGTTCGAGGCGGTCGGGCACCGGCACGCCGCGGCGATCATCTCCGCACGATTGTCCGGCGGTATTCACCGCCCGGGGTGA